In Malus sylvestris chromosome 2, drMalSylv7.2, whole genome shotgun sequence, the genomic stretch ccacGTCTCCtcctttagtatagataatatcgtttgtttaaaaaaaaataatgattggACAAGTTTAATTTGTAATCATGTAAAATAAATGTAATAATTTATGagtaaaaaaaaggtaaaaaattaAGCATTTTAGTCCAATTGGTCTCTAAGATTTTTCATACATTCTCAGTTTaatctttaaaatttaaaatcaatataagTGATTTTTGAGATTGTCCATCTTCAATCATGTTTGTCGTTATGTGAAAAATCTctgttaaattaaaaaaaaaatctcatctaaatatgttaaattaaaaaaatgataatttctgttaaattaataaaaatatttttaatttaaccGAAATTTttcagaacaaaattgttttttaacatttcaaattcaaaatctATTAGCTGAAAAAGTTAGAAAGGCGGTTGTGGGCCCGACCTTCCCCAGGAGAGTGAAGAAGTTGTATACGAACAGAATTCTTCTCATTGGGTTTTTACACGTGAGAGGGACTTAAAGTTATTGGACCATATTGTCCCTAGTAGAGGTGGGCCCAGGAAAAGGCCCACTACCAGCCATTTGCACCCCTTCTCACAGCCTCTGGATGCCGACCTTTAACAACCTCCCCACTTGtttttaatgtttatttttCTGTCCAATAATCAACCTTGGTCCCACACTCTAATAAtagcttccttttttttttattaaaaaaattaacatatccACATGACGTTTCACAGCAGCACAAAACAGTTATGTATTATAGTGCGAGTTTGATTCCCACGGCACAAAACAGTTATGTATTATAGTGCGAGTTTGATTCCTACGGCACAAAACAGTTATGTACTATAGTGTGAATTTCATTTCTATTGACATTTCCTCTTAACAACTAAAAATCTAACCCACTAATGCTgcagtgtaaaaaaaaaaattaaaagttgtaTATATAATTGGTGTCATAATGTAATTTACGTTTACATTTTAATTATGACGTCACCCACACGTTAGCTATGACATCTTATGCACCATTTTTCTAATgaggaaaaaaacaaagaaatagcATGCTCGGTTTGGCATGTGTTGACTCTGGTCAACATGGCATGGGTTTACTAGTGTGGAATAGTGATGGGGTTAGCACCTAATTATGATTATGTGCATTAATCATTAGTACTTGTAAAAAGTGAGAAATTTTTATTGTTTCAAATACGAGTattacaccacgtgtcattatataagtgAAGGGaagttttattgttttaaattaattttttaatacaagttTCTCACCACTTGTATAGTAACATGTAAAGTACTATCCCGTGTTTCGGACTCACTGAAAAACCTCTCGTGCAAAGTGGGTAAAAGCCTGTAAAAACCATATTATTGAAGGAAAAGACTTCTTAATTATTTGTTATTAGTATGAGTACAACTTGGACGTTCGTTAAATTCAACAGAGCAATTGCTATCCTCATTACAATTAAGTGTAAATTCTTTCGCCGTAAATTATACTGAATTATTGCATTTGGTcgaatgaaaagaaaataacataaGTCACAAAACCAACTCGTTCAGAAAGAAAATCATTGTTACGTGCGATGACCGAAAGTAAAACGTTCAAcacttttttaactttttgcTTAAGAATATTCTATATGAACtttattttggaaaattatCTCTTATTACATGGTGAAGTACTTGATGAAAATGACAATTATAGTCAACTAGACAATGAGTTGTGCTCAAGAAATAACTTTAACACACTTTGAACTTTTATGTGATAAAGTTGTTCTTCTTAATCGTAGCTTGACCTTGAAGAATCGAAAGTTATGAGGTTGACTCATGCGTTTTTGGTTGAGAGTTGGCATAGAtttaaagagagagaaaaaaataaatgatgaTTCATAATTTCGAAATTTACGGAATACTATACTGGAGTTGTGGAAAATAACGGACATGATCATTTGATTCTACGACTTCTTCTTCTGCCCCAAGTTTCATACTCTTTCGCTAGAGTTTAACTTATCACTTAATCACGTTAAATGACGTTTTTCGTATTGAAAGACTCCTTCAAAAGTTGACCCCGCAATTTCAAACATTTCAATTCAAGAATTAAGTAATTAACAACTTACTAATTCAACACGTATTTGGTCTAACAAGCTTAGTCTTTGCATTGTTGAAGAGGTCGTGAATTCAAATTTCGTGAAACTCGGAGTTACTGAAAATCAACCTAATTGTGTTGAACTAGATTCTTGCAAGGAAAAAATATTGGACTGGATTTGAACACACTGGACTCTTATTTCACCCATCATTCATCAAAATGAAACTAGTTGACTATGGGCTTTCAAAGCCCAAAGTTCATATATcaaatcaatctccaagttGGGCCCAAACCGTCACACACACATGGGCCTGGACTCCAATTCGGACCCTGAAGATTCACCCGAAAAAGACGAAGAACACGCCCAACTTCTTCAGCCACACTCGCAGCCTCCACCATCTGGATCAAATTCATACGTCACCCAAAAAATGGCGCTGTTTCAAGCTCGGACGTGGCTTTCCAGGACCTTCTCGAGCGTCGCTTCTCAGCCTCTCCGCGTCTGCGTAGTCGGAAGCGGACCTGCTGGCTTCTACACGGCTGAAAAGGTAAGCACTTTTTGTATTTGTGCTTTTGCTTTCGATTAACTGTTTGATCACTCATTAAGCTTATCGAAAACCGAGATTTGTTTCCATTTAAGTTTGATAAAGAATTGGATTGGAATTTGATATGAGCTGACACAGATGCTGAAGGCGCATCGGGAAGCAGAGGTGGATATCATCGATCGGTTGCCGACGCCTTTCGGATTAGTCCGCTCCGGCGTCGCGCCTGATCATCCCGAAACCAAGGTGACCGCTTTATTGCTAATCTCagttttttgttttcgtttgagaattttttattgaaatattTAAGGAGAATTTGGTGAACTCACACATTGTAGAAAATCGATTTAATTTTCGCGAATATGGAGCTTCTTgtggattttatttgtttgttttgctgaAGTGTTGGTGTGGcgggaaataaatttcttatTTGAGCTTATTTGATCAGAAAACTTGCAACAGATTGTGGTGAACCAGTTTACGCGGGTTGCGCAACATGAACGCTGCTCGTTCTTTGGAAATGTCACCCTTGGATCCTCTGTAACTCTCCCGGAGCTACGTGAGCTGTATGATGTAGTGAGTTATGATTCAGTATGTGTTAATAATGCTGGAAATGTCGTTGTTGGAATGGCTATTTGTTTGTGACCACCATTATGTGCAATATGCAGGTTGTGCTTGCCTATGGTGCTGAAAGTGATAGAGTTCTTGGTATTCCTGGAGAAGTATGTTTTTCGTGTTTCAATTTTATTTCTCTAGTATTATGGCGCTCTATGGTCAATAGAATGACTGCTTGTTTAGAATGAAAATGTTTTGTTCAATGCTTTTGAGAATTTAAGGATTCATCTTTTAGGGTCCCAATTGGTGAAGTCCCTTGTTTCACAAGTGATCTGATATCAAATCTAGCATCCATTATGGTTTAGGGGGATTTCGGAGTttcctttttatgtttttgtttttttgtatcTGAAAAAGAATCATTTTGTAAGTAGACTTGCAACTGATGTtgtttatacattttttttaatagttggGTTTACTCTATTTTTAGGATTTGAGTGGCGTATATGCGGCCAGAGAATTTGTTTGGTGGTATAACGGGCACCCAAATTGTAGATACTTAAATCCCGACTTGAAGAGTTCTGATACAGCTGTAATTCTTGGTCAGGtatttaccttcattgttgAGGTTACATGTTAATAATTATGATTATCCTTCTAAGTTACTGACATGAGGTCAGTTAATACATGTACTTTGCAATCCTTGTCATCACACATAAATTCCTGCTTAATCTAGATTTTTTACTTAGTTCTGCTTTCAGTAAGGTTGAAACTATATGGACTGCAATTGGGGTGCcgcaaaataaaattgttttggCATGTCATGTAACCATCCTTGAAAGGTCgggccaagaatttatttatttgaagtGAGGATGCCAATGAAAAATGAACAGTGACTTGAAATGCGTTTAGTATAGTTTGGATAATAAGAATAAACCATTGGTGAGATTAGCAGTATATGCAGGTTTACATATTCAGAAAGTGTAAACATTCTTACTCTTAATGGACTTGTCAAAACATATAGCCTTTTATTACATAAGAGTTTTATCCCTACCAAACACAGCTTCTTTTGCTTTCAGGGCAATGTAGCTCTTGATGCTGCACGTATTCTTTTACGACCAACAACAGAATTGGCCACAACTGATATTGCAAGCCATGCATTGGAAGCTCTTGAGGATAGCTCTATAAGGTTTGATGATACCCCATGTCTTGAGATTAACCAGTTACATTAAACTTGCTCCTTTGTCTGGGTTTCATTTTTCTATGATATTAATTTCATGTCAGGAAAGTGTATTTGGTTGGAAGGCGGGGACCAGTCCAAGCAGCTTGCACTGCTAAAGAGCTGCGTGAAATTCTTGGTGAGTCTTAACATCAGACTAATTCTAGTTCTAAGTGAAGCATGGCCTTTTTGAACTAATATCCGCCATcagattttgtttttatattttgtcaTGAGTCATTGGTGTAATTGTGTCATCATCCTCTCACGTAACAAATATTACTGATGTTCATGTTTGCTGAGCTTTTTTATGtgctgaataaaaaaaaattgttgtctTTGTTTTTCAGGTATCAAAGATCTACGTGTTCACATAAAGGAAACTGATCTACTCACAACTCCAGCAGATGAGGTATCTCTCTCCTAAAGCTACAGTCATAATATGAATATGAAGTATTCTAATTTGCTATTGACGGTTTATTAATTCCCTTATTGATAgtaattttccatccattggtgTTTCTGTGACTTATTGCTATCATTTGGTAAGGAAGAGATGAAGAATAATCGAATTCGGAAAAGGGTTTATGAGTTGCTCTCTAAGGCAGCCATGACTAGACCTTCACACCACAGCTCAGATCCACGTGAACTGCACTTCGTTTTCTTTCGGAAGCCTGATAAGTTTCTAGAGTCTGATGAGAGAAGTGGCCATGTTTCTGGTGTCAGACTTGAGAAGACAAAACTCATAGGTAACTTACCCTGCATAGACATTTGTAGTTAAAATGTTTCATGTGTTTTGCTATGAAGTGAGGCCATATCTCTGAGTCACTGTACCTTAGGTTGGTGTCATGAATGTTGTCAATAACGTATGTAAATAATTCTTTGTTTTTGGTCATCCAAGTGATAATGACAAAACCACTTCAACTTCAATTTCTAGGTACTGGCCCAGGAGAACAAACGGCTGCAGGTACTGGACAGTTTGAAGAGCTTGGATGCGGGTAATTTCTTCTAAAATTCAAGCTTTGCAAATTTCATTACTATAGGCATATGCATGAAATAAAAGTTAAAGGTGGGCAGGGGGAGAGAGGTGAGGTATTGACAACATTGGTGAtatgctttctttctttttccaggATTGTGTTAAAGAGCATTGGTTACAAATCTGTACCAGTTGATGGCTTACCCTTCGACCATCGGAAAGGTACGTAGATGTTGTTAGAGGAAGTGAAGTCTATTATTCTATCTGGAGCTTAGGTTTTCCACAAAACTCTGTTTTAGCATCAAAGTTGGTGATATTGTACAAAACTTGAGGAAGATTATTCCAGCCAGATGTGCTATTACAAACTTCATGTGGTTTTGGAATTTTGATTCGTTGAATCTTTAGACGGACTCATTCACCTGTCCACTAAAAATATTGAGTTTAGCAAACTTCTTCCAGTTTCTTGGATATTTCTAAATAAGCTTCTTACCGGAAGTGGTTCTAAACCGACTACATGAGAGTTGCTCATGTGATCAGCCCCGCATTCATGAAACGAAATAAGGATGATAATGATGGTCTGATGTCCTTCTTTGCAGGTGTGGTTCCAAACATTAGAGGGCGAGTTCTCAGTGATACATCTGGAAATCCAACGCTTCTTGAGAAGGGTTTGTATGTATGTGGATGGTTGAAGAGAGGACCAACTGGGATCATTGCTACAAACCTCTACTGTGCAGAAGAAACTGTAAGTGGTGTTTTGCATTACTTAGATGGAAAGGTACTGGTTAATAAGGTATCCATTCGTATCCATCAGTGTTACCGGCTTTCCTCACATCACCGATTGACATGGCAGGTTTCGAGTATATCTGAAGACCTTAAGCAAGGAAAACTGACATCCTC encodes the following:
- the LOC126595740 gene encoding NADPH:adrenodoxin oxidoreductase, mitochondrial, producing MALFQARTWLSRTFSSVASQPLRVCVVGSGPAGFYTAEKMLKAHREAEVDIIDRLPTPFGLVRSGVAPDHPETKIVVNQFTRVAQHERCSFFGNVTLGSSVTLPELRELYDVVVLAYGAESDRVLGIPGEDLSGVYAAREFVWWYNGHPNCRYLNPDLKSSDTAVILGQGNVALDAARILLRPTTELATTDIASHALEALEDSSIRKVYLVGRRGPVQAACTAKELREILGIKDLRVHIKETDLLTTPADEEEMKNNRIRKRVYELLSKAAMTRPSHHSSDPRELHFVFFRKPDKFLESDERSGHVSGVRLEKTKLIGTGPGEQTAAGTGQFEELGCGIVLKSIGYKSVPVDGLPFDHRKGVVPNIRGRVLSDTSGNPTLLEKGLYVCGWLKRGPTGIIATNLYCAEETVSSISEDLKQGKLTSSSSSGRDGLLQLLDNRNVRVIPFGEWEKIDSEERRLGNLRNKPREKLATLEELRKVATE